From a single Bacillus pumilus genomic region:
- a CDS encoding acyl-CoA dehydrogenase family protein has translation MDFELTKEQQMIRQMVKEFAKTEIAPLAQTIDEQAVFPAQTFQKMGELGLMGIPFPEKYGGAGGDTISYALAVEEIGKQCASTGLSYAAAVSLGASPLYYFGTEEQKMDHLVPLASGTALGSFGLTEPNAGSDAKGTKTKAVKDGQEYVISGEKCWITNANFARTIIVTAVTDYDEQDRPIISAFIVEKGQKGLSITNPYDKMGVRGSDTAEIILDSVRVPAHHILGDPKKGFKQFLYTLDGGRISIAALSVGIAQAALDASLSYAKERKQFGQTLSSFQAIQFKLADMAMQIELARQMVWKAAWLKDQGKPFTKEAAYAKLFASEMATKASLDAVQIHGGTGYMKECGVERLVRDAKLMEIGEGTSEIQRLVIARQLLS, from the coding sequence ATGGACTTTGAACTGACAAAAGAACAACAAATGATCCGCCAGATGGTCAAAGAATTCGCCAAAACAGAAATTGCACCACTCGCTCAAACCATTGATGAACAGGCCGTATTCCCAGCCCAAACGTTTCAAAAAATGGGGGAGCTCGGCTTAATGGGCATTCCTTTTCCAGAAAAATACGGAGGGGCAGGAGGAGATACGATTTCATATGCACTCGCTGTAGAAGAAATCGGAAAACAGTGTGCCAGTACTGGCCTTAGCTATGCCGCAGCCGTTTCCTTAGGGGCAAGCCCGCTTTATTACTTCGGAACTGAAGAGCAAAAGATGGATCACCTTGTTCCACTGGCATCTGGAACGGCACTCGGTTCCTTCGGATTAACGGAACCAAATGCTGGATCAGATGCAAAAGGCACGAAAACAAAAGCGGTCAAAGACGGACAAGAGTATGTAATCAGCGGAGAGAAATGCTGGATCACAAATGCCAATTTTGCCAGGACGATTATCGTTACCGCAGTCACAGATTACGATGAGCAAGACCGCCCGATCATCTCAGCCTTCATTGTAGAAAAAGGGCAAAAAGGGCTGTCCATTACAAATCCATATGACAAAATGGGGGTGCGCGGTTCAGATACAGCTGAAATCATTTTAGACAGCGTACGTGTACCAGCACATCATATATTAGGAGATCCCAAAAAAGGCTTTAAACAATTTTTATATACATTAGATGGGGGACGAATTTCGATTGCTGCTTTATCTGTTGGGATCGCGCAAGCTGCACTTGATGCCTCATTATCATATGCAAAGGAAAGGAAGCAATTTGGGCAGACCCTCTCGTCCTTTCAAGCCATTCAATTTAAACTGGCGGATATGGCGATGCAAATAGAACTCGCTAGACAAATGGTGTGGAAAGCCGCCTGGCTGAAAGATCAAGGGAAACCTTTTACAAAAGAAGCAGCCTATGCCAAACTTTTTGCTTCAGAAATGGCAACTAAAGCAAGCCTTGATGCTGTCCAAATTCACGGGGGAACAGGCTACATGAAAGAGTGCGGGGTAGAACGGCTTGTAAGAGATGCCAAGCTCATGGAAATCGGAGAAGGCACTTCAGAAATTCAGCGTCTAGTCATCGCAAGACAACTGCTATCATAA
- a CDS encoding glycoside hydrolase family 10 protein, producing MLKKITMTCVTIILMFIFLLIPSSSLARPIPKGKLESTREMRAVWIASVYNLDWPSKKGLPVKEQKQEFIHLLDEIKAMNMNAVIMQIKPTADAFYPSAYGPWSEYLTGTQGKDPGYDPLEFMIDEAHKRGLEFHAWFNPYRITMNHTDLSRLSADHPARKHPDWTIAYGNQLYFNPGIPEAQDFIVGGIEEVVKNYDIDAVHMDDYFYPNKIAGVPFPDQETYETYGKKAFTHIEDWRRDNVNHLVEQINDTVKKVKPYVKFGISPFGVWRNIKDDPTGSNTTAGMTNYDDLYADTREWIQQHNIDYVTPQIYWSIGFQAAAYDVLTKWWSNEVKGKPVHLYIGQATYKINQNSDPAWSDPEEYFRQIELNRQSQLVQGSMHFSLKDLNRNPLNIKNRLIDDAYRKPALIPEMPWLHQKAPKKPIIQSIKKTADGASLQIKNDRHSTAVYYAVYRLTTKGSYELLQTVRKETGTLTSVKHLSAHQNKIDTYKVTALNRLHHESKPATKRVN from the coding sequence ATGCTTAAAAAGATCACGATGACGTGTGTAACAATCATTTTGATGTTTATCTTCTTATTGATTCCTTCTAGCAGTCTAGCTCGGCCAATACCAAAAGGAAAGCTTGAGAGCACAAGAGAAATGCGCGCGGTATGGATCGCATCAGTTTATAATTTAGATTGGCCGTCAAAGAAAGGACTGCCCGTCAAAGAGCAAAAACAGGAGTTTATTCATCTATTAGATGAGATCAAAGCGATGAATATGAATGCTGTCATTATGCAAATCAAACCAACAGCAGATGCCTTTTATCCTTCGGCATACGGACCGTGGTCTGAATATTTGACCGGGACACAAGGAAAAGATCCCGGGTATGACCCGCTTGAATTCATGATCGACGAAGCTCATAAACGCGGTCTCGAATTTCACGCTTGGTTTAACCCGTATCGAATCACAATGAATCATACCGATCTCAGCCGTTTATCAGCCGATCACCCGGCAAGAAAACATCCTGATTGGACTATCGCATACGGTAATCAGCTTTATTTCAATCCAGGCATTCCTGAGGCCCAAGACTTCATTGTCGGCGGCATAGAAGAAGTCGTGAAAAACTACGATATTGATGCAGTGCATATGGATGATTATTTTTACCCAAATAAAATAGCCGGTGTACCGTTTCCAGATCAAGAAACGTATGAAACATATGGCAAAAAAGCATTCACACATATAGAAGATTGGCGAAGAGATAATGTGAACCACTTGGTCGAGCAAATCAACGACACCGTGAAGAAAGTAAAGCCGTATGTGAAATTCGGGATTAGCCCCTTCGGAGTCTGGCGCAACATAAAGGATGACCCGACTGGTTCAAACACGACAGCAGGGATGACCAATTACGATGATTTGTATGCTGATACAAGGGAGTGGATTCAGCAGCACAATATCGATTATGTCACCCCGCAAATTTACTGGAGCATCGGCTTTCAGGCAGCCGCCTATGACGTGCTCACAAAATGGTGGTCAAATGAAGTGAAGGGAAAGCCAGTTCACCTGTACATTGGTCAGGCGACGTATAAAATAAATCAAAACAGCGATCCTGCTTGGTCTGATCCAGAAGAATATTTCCGGCAGATTGAGCTAAACAGACAGTCACAGCTCGTGCAGGGAAGCATGCATTTTAGTCTAAAGGATCTCAACCGTAACCCTTTAAATATCAAAAATCGATTGATAGATGATGCGTATCGTAAACCGGCTCTCATTCCAGAAATGCCTTGGCTTCATCAAAAGGCGCCAAAAAAACCAATCATTCAATCTATCAAAAAGACAGCGGATGGTGCATCTCTACAGATCAAAAATGATCGACATTCTACCGCAGTCTATTATGCGGTCTATCGATTGACGACGAAAGGATCATATGAATTGCTCCAAACCGTTAGAAAAGAAACAGGCACGCTGACATCTGTCAAACATCTTTCAGCTCATCAAAATAAGATTGATACTTACAAAGTAACGGCTCTCAATCGTCTTCATCACGAAAGCAAGCCTGCTACAAAAAGAGTGAACTAA
- a CDS encoding tyrosine-protein phosphatase has protein sequence MNQSNNPFSKLANFREVGGLQTTDDMVIRQGMIYRSADLSRLTKQDIETFSTLGIQTVCDLRTTSERKSHPPKINEHDKIVHIPMQPDSKMPSKRTMFRMLVAEGKSLSFIPIMKDLYQSMLTDRKEEIHKLFILLSDKSNYPLMLHCTSGKDRTGFLSALIQLAAGVSLQTVLSEYMRSNEGVKMLIRRQQRFVRMMSLYRVSKEQIQPLLGVQQDYLEDVLNEMMQTYGSVERYLIETCNIREVQLNEMKNILLTPSAGIPSQKAE, from the coding sequence ATGAATCAATCAAATAACCCTTTTTCAAAGCTTGCGAATTTTAGAGAAGTAGGGGGACTTCAAACAACAGATGATATGGTGATCAGACAAGGTATGATTTATCGATCCGCAGATTTATCCCGTTTGACGAAACAAGACATCGAGACGTTCTCAACACTCGGGATTCAAACGGTTTGTGACCTGCGTACAACCTCAGAACGTAAATCACATCCGCCAAAGATCAATGAACACGACAAAATCGTCCATATTCCGATGCAGCCTGACAGTAAGATGCCAAGTAAACGGACCATGTTTCGTATGCTTGTAGCAGAAGGGAAATCTCTCTCATTTATCCCGATCATGAAAGATTTATATCAAAGCATGCTCACAGATCGTAAAGAAGAGATTCACAAGCTGTTCATACTGCTTTCAGATAAAAGCAATTACCCGCTGATGCTTCACTGCACGAGTGGTAAGGACCGCACAGGATTTTTATCTGCCCTGATTCAATTAGCAGCAGGTGTATCATTGCAAACTGTTTTAAGTGAATACATGCGCTCTAACGAAGGGGTGAAAATGCTCATCAGAAGGCAGCAGCGATTTGTCCGCATGATGAGTTTATACAGGGTATCAAAAGAGCAAATTCAGCCGCTTCTTGGCGTGCAGCAAGATTATCTGGAAGATGTGCTAAACGAGATGATGCAGACATACGGAAGTGTAGAGCGTTATTTAATCGAGACCTGCAACATACGTGAAGTCCAGCTCAACGAAATGAAAAACATCCTGCTCACACCATCTGCTGGCATTCCATCTCAAAAGGCAGAATAA
- a CDS encoding DeoR/GlpR family DNA-binding transcription regulator → MIKTKRIQQIKEYVFDRESASLDELVAHFGVSKNTIRRDVQALVESGVLKKVYGGVAVNHSTLVVYQERKTRQLSKKQLIGQLAAAFVENGDMIFVDSGTTTLEMLPYLTEKQVTVVTNNVDFITQAMPHEKLTIFSTGGMLERKTNSFVGYQSVERLKAYNVNKAFIASTGLSIEHGVTNSSPLETDIKKTVVQKSAKTFLLVDDSKFDHYALTTFCDVHDLDVVVTNKQPNEDYLQYGKEHDVQFVTPSSNE, encoded by the coding sequence ATGATCAAAACAAAACGGATTCAGCAAATCAAAGAGTATGTGTTTGACCGGGAATCTGCCTCACTTGATGAGCTTGTGGCGCATTTTGGCGTCTCAAAAAACACGATACGCCGAGATGTACAAGCATTGGTCGAGTCCGGCGTGCTTAAAAAAGTATATGGCGGGGTGGCTGTGAACCATTCAACGTTAGTGGTATATCAGGAGCGAAAGACCCGTCAGCTGAGTAAAAAGCAATTGATCGGTCAATTGGCTGCTGCTTTTGTGGAAAATGGGGATATGATTTTTGTTGATTCTGGTACGACAACACTTGAGATGCTTCCCTATTTGACTGAGAAACAGGTGACCGTTGTGACGAATAACGTAGATTTCATTACACAGGCAATGCCGCATGAAAAGCTCACTATTTTTTCCACGGGCGGAATGCTTGAGAGAAAAACGAATTCTTTCGTTGGCTATCAAAGTGTAGAGCGATTAAAAGCTTACAATGTGAATAAAGCCTTTATCGCATCAACTGGTTTATCCATTGAGCATGGCGTCACGAATTCCTCCCCACTTGAAACGGATATTAAAAAGACGGTCGTTCAAAAAAGTGCCAAAACGTTTTTACTAGTTGATGATAGCAAGTTCGATCATTACGCCTTGACCACGTTTTGTGATGTACACGATCTTGATGTTGTCGTGACGAATAAACAGCCAAATGAAGATTATCTTCAATATGGAAAAGAGCATGATGTACAGTTTGTCACACCGTCATCAAATGAGTAG
- a CDS encoding branched-chain amino acid aminotransferase, giving the protein MSLQNRLQDLLKEGQALTDFEYDEAARHNWPLEGARIKEEARFSDVYIERVDKESEDMIQTEGVSFLNTPLTYVKSHQKEFIYIESKWFDVVKVDGLAIEWDEVFQTYTVLFGFKRPKKDTGILKDMLASFDGAQLQFNGQDGLFDVNLQLLELGDIHEDMPFIDVISAVYRFLFRMIIQLEMNESKNGSNS; this is encoded by the coding sequence ATGTCGCTGCAAAATCGCTTACAAGATTTACTGAAAGAAGGACAAGCGCTGACAGACTTTGAATATGATGAAGCGGCGCGTCACAATTGGCCGTTAGAAGGCGCAAGAATAAAGGAAGAAGCACGCTTTAGTGATGTATATATAGAGCGTGTAGACAAAGAGTCTGAGGACATGATTCAAACAGAAGGTGTCTCATTTCTAAACACACCGCTTACATATGTAAAAAGCCATCAAAAAGAATTCATTTATATCGAATCAAAGTGGTTTGATGTGGTGAAAGTCGATGGATTAGCCATTGAATGGGACGAAGTGTTTCAAACGTATACCGTGTTATTCGGTTTCAAACGTCCTAAAAAAGACACGGGCATTCTAAAGGACATGCTGGCGTCATTCGATGGTGCGCAGCTTCAATTTAATGGGCAAGACGGCTTGTTTGATGTGAATTTACAGCTTCTTGAGCTTGGGGACATTCATGAAGATATGCCTTTCATTGATGTCATCTCAGCCGTGTACCGATTTTTATTCCGCATGATCATACAGCTTGAAATGAATGAATCAAAAAACGGCTCAAACTCCTGA
- a CDS encoding CdaR family transcriptional regulator, with the protein MLTMTLAEKIVDEVKKVLTEEIIIAQTNGTIIAATDPARIGQFHEGAYLTSFEGQKRILTKDDEQRMKGVKAGINLPIYFKQEVIGVIGMTGNPVHVSPFGEILRKMTELLIQEHEFFQETETDERQLEAFVFDWLHLPETALDLTEKAARFQLDVKKQRVVVLIDCHDESFMKQDQYKKVKEMLHLTSQEMIVRWGHARFLLMLQTTANDRDTLQQRLFHIHASLASRSTSKVLIGAGKPAAGHMMKQSFHQAFRALKLAHAETPIVFDEDLTLELFMEEVSQETKKVFVDRTIAPLLPYPELVKTLRVLMTSDYSLKCTAEAMHVHINTLHYRIKRIQDLTTLDPKRMQDAMLFYLALMLLDDHPKKQGVKPDIL; encoded by the coding sequence TTGCTCACAATGACACTGGCAGAAAAAATCGTAGACGAGGTCAAAAAAGTGCTGACTGAAGAAATCATCATTGCACAAACAAACGGCACCATTATTGCAGCAACAGATCCAGCACGCATTGGTCAATTTCATGAAGGGGCATATTTGACATCCTTTGAAGGACAAAAGCGAATCCTTACAAAGGATGATGAACAGCGAATGAAAGGGGTCAAAGCTGGAATCAATCTGCCTATTTATTTTAAGCAAGAGGTCATTGGTGTCATTGGGATGACAGGAAATCCCGTCCATGTCTCTCCATTTGGCGAAATATTACGAAAAATGACTGAGCTGCTCATTCAAGAACATGAATTTTTTCAAGAAACGGAAACCGATGAACGGCAGCTTGAAGCGTTCGTGTTTGACTGGCTTCATCTGCCAGAGACAGCACTCGATCTCACTGAAAAAGCAGCGCGGTTTCAGCTTGATGTCAAAAAACAACGCGTGGTCGTCCTTATTGATTGTCACGATGAATCATTTATGAAGCAAGATCAATACAAAAAGGTAAAGGAAATGCTGCATCTCACAAGTCAAGAGATGATCGTCCGCTGGGGGCATGCTCGCTTTTTGCTCATGCTGCAAACCACAGCAAATGATCGTGATACCTTACAGCAGCGTCTATTTCACATCCATGCTTCGCTCGCCTCACGTTCCACGTCAAAGGTGTTGATAGGTGCGGGGAAACCAGCAGCCGGGCATATGATGAAGCAATCCTTTCATCAAGCGTTTCGTGCTTTAAAATTGGCACATGCGGAAACGCCGATTGTGTTTGACGAGGATTTAACGCTTGAACTTTTTATGGAAGAAGTGAGTCAGGAAACAAAAAAAGTGTTCGTTGACCGAACGATCGCCCCGCTTCTCCCCTATCCTGAACTAGTGAAAACATTGCGTGTACTCATGACATCAGATTATTCATTGAAGTGTACTGCTGAAGCTATGCATGTACATATCAATACTCTGCATTACAGGATAAAACGTATCCAAGATTTAACGACACTTGATCCAAAACGTATGCAAGATGCGATGCTCTTTTATTTAGCCTTGATGCTATTGGATGATCATCCAAAAAAACAAGGTGTGAAGCCCGATATTTTGTAG
- the glcD gene encoding glycolate oxidase subunit GlcD, producing MLNSEFSRQLQEIVGASYVQDSKADRLAYSYDATPNFQHMPDVIVSPHSAEEIQQIVRLCASYKVPIVPRGSGTNLCAGTCPTQGGLVMLFTRMNQLIEIDEENLTATVQPGLITQELIRQVEAKGLFYPPDPSSMKISTLGGNINENSGGLRGLKYGVTRDYVLGLEVVLPNGDIIKTGGKLAKDVAGYDMTRLFVGSEGTLGIVTEATLKLLPLPETKQTMLCLYESLEEAAASVSAIIAERIIPATLEFMDQPTLEVVEDFAKIGLPTDVQAVLLIEQDGNPEAVSRDMQSIANVCQQYGAKEVNIAHSEEEASSLLTARRSALSALARLSPTTILEDATVPRSEIASMVRAIEDIAREYDVKICTFGHAGDGNLHPTCATDARNEEEMKRVEEAFQAIFEKAVSLGGTITGEHGVGLMKAPYLELKVKKEGIAAMKAIKQALDPANIMNPDKVFGKSARKRVVVS from the coding sequence ATGTTGAATTCTGAATTTTCACGTCAATTACAAGAGATTGTTGGGGCGTCTTATGTACAAGACAGTAAAGCAGACAGACTTGCTTATTCTTACGATGCAACGCCCAATTTTCAACATATGCCAGATGTCATCGTAAGCCCGCATTCGGCTGAGGAAATCCAGCAAATCGTCCGGCTCTGCGCCTCATATAAAGTGCCGATCGTGCCAAGAGGATCAGGAACGAACCTCTGTGCAGGAACCTGCCCTACACAAGGCGGACTTGTGATGTTGTTTACAAGAATGAACCAATTAATCGAAATTGACGAAGAAAACCTTACTGCAACGGTCCAGCCTGGTTTGATCACACAGGAACTCATTCGCCAAGTAGAGGCAAAAGGTCTCTTCTATCCACCAGATCCAAGCTCTATGAAAATTTCCACGTTAGGCGGAAATATCAATGAAAATTCAGGTGGCCTGCGGGGGTTAAAATATGGTGTGACGAGAGATTATGTACTTGGACTTGAGGTGGTTCTGCCAAACGGTGACATCATCAAAACAGGCGGTAAGCTCGCAAAGGACGTGGCCGGGTATGATATGACCCGCTTATTCGTTGGATCAGAAGGTACACTCGGCATTGTCACAGAAGCGACGCTGAAGCTTTTACCGCTACCAGAAACCAAACAAACGATGCTTTGCTTATATGAAAGCCTAGAGGAAGCTGCCGCTTCAGTTTCGGCGATTATTGCAGAGCGTATCATCCCCGCTACATTAGAATTTATGGATCAGCCGACACTGGAAGTCGTTGAAGACTTTGCCAAAATCGGCCTGCCGACTGACGTTCAAGCCGTTCTATTAATCGAGCAGGACGGCAATCCTGAGGCAGTTTCCCGAGATATGCAGAGCATCGCAAACGTCTGTCAGCAGTACGGAGCAAAAGAAGTGAATATCGCCCATTCTGAAGAAGAGGCTAGCTCTCTTTTAACAGCAAGACGGAGTGCCTTATCCGCCCTCGCCCGTTTAAGCCCTACGACCATTTTAGAAGATGCCACAGTCCCCCGGTCTGAAATTGCCAGCATGGTACGGGCGATCGAAGACATTGCGAGAGAGTACGATGTGAAAATCTGTACATTTGGTCATGCAGGTGACGGAAATTTACACCCTACCTGTGCAACTGATGCAAGAAATGAAGAAGAAATGAAGCGGGTCGAAGAAGCCTTTCAGGCCATTTTTGAAAAAGCAGTCTCTCTCGGCGGCACCATTACGGGTGAACATGGTGTGGGTCTAATGAAAGCCCCCTATTTAGAGCTAAAAGTCAAAAAAGAAGGAATCGCTGCAATGAAAGCAATCAAACAAGCGCTAGATCCAGCAAATATCATGAATCCTGATAAGGTGTTTGGAAAATCAGCACGAAAGCGAGTGGTCGTCTCATGA
- a CDS encoding (Fe-S)-binding protein: MNSSQPSDIQQTFQQQMDDKELLNCMRCGFCLPSCPTYIESGQQETHSPRGRIALMKAVRDGVIEPDEDVEHSLNLCLGCRACEPVCPSGVKYGRLLEDARDIIQQHKKQSLPVKFVRRVVFKGLFPSQSRMRQAAGLLRFYQTSGLQTAARKSGMLKVLPPHLRLMEEALPKVPRQQKEHASEYKASGTPKKRVAFFNGCLMDTVFSSTNKATIELLQLAGCDVVVPPIQTCCGALHGHSGEKEQAKQLARRNIEAFEEIEADAIVMNAGGCGAFLSDYDHLLKDDPAFQKRGEVFSKKITDISDILVELEFHKRTPLALPEQVITYQDSCHLRNGMGVEHAPRMLMKAIHGISFKEMKDADRCCGSAGIYNILQPKMSMQILDHKMKEANQTEAAAIVTSNPGCLLQMAAGIKRSGHSHTMRAVHLADLLLEAVQYGKEASSLSS, encoded by the coding sequence ATGAATTCATCTCAGCCATCAGACATTCAACAAACATTTCAGCAGCAAATGGATGATAAAGAGCTGCTCAATTGCATGCGCTGCGGATTTTGCCTGCCTTCCTGCCCTACTTATATTGAATCCGGTCAACAAGAAACGCACTCTCCGCGCGGCCGAATTGCTTTAATGAAGGCGGTAAGAGACGGCGTGATTGAGCCAGATGAAGATGTCGAACATTCTTTGAACCTTTGTCTTGGCTGCCGTGCATGTGAACCGGTCTGCCCTTCCGGCGTTAAATATGGACGTTTATTAGAGGATGCAAGAGACATCATTCAGCAGCACAAAAAACAATCCTTACCTGTGAAATTTGTGAGGCGTGTTGTGTTTAAAGGACTTTTTCCTTCACAGAGCCGAATGCGTCAAGCGGCTGGACTGCTTCGGTTTTATCAAACTTCCGGTTTGCAAACGGCCGCCCGTAAGTCTGGCATGCTGAAGGTTCTGCCGCCGCATCTACGATTGATGGAAGAGGCTCTCCCAAAGGTGCCGCGTCAACAAAAAGAGCATGCATCAGAATACAAAGCCTCCGGCACGCCAAAAAAGCGTGTGGCCTTTTTTAATGGCTGTTTAATGGACACTGTTTTTTCCAGCACAAACAAAGCGACCATAGAGCTTTTGCAGCTGGCCGGTTGTGACGTTGTTGTCCCTCCTATTCAGACGTGCTGCGGAGCACTTCATGGCCATAGCGGAGAAAAAGAGCAAGCGAAACAGTTAGCAAGGCGGAATATTGAAGCATTTGAAGAGATAGAGGCAGATGCGATTGTCATGAATGCTGGCGGATGTGGTGCTTTTTTAAGTGATTATGATCATTTGCTAAAGGATGATCCGGCTTTTCAAAAAAGGGGTGAAGTCTTTTCAAAGAAAATCACGGATATATCAGACATTCTCGTAGAGCTTGAGTTTCACAAGCGCACGCCGCTTGCCTTGCCAGAGCAGGTTATCACCTATCAAGACTCTTGTCACTTACGAAATGGAATGGGTGTAGAGCATGCGCCGAGGATGCTGATGAAGGCGATTCATGGTATATCATTTAAAGAAATGAAGGATGCTGACCGCTGCTGCGGATCTGCCGGAATTTATAACATCTTACAGCCAAAGATGTCGATGCAAATTTTAGATCATAAAATGAAAGAAGCAAATCAAACAGAGGCAGCCGCCATTGTCACGTCCAATCCAGGCTGCCTGCTGCAAATGGCAGCAGGGATCAAACGATCAGGACATTCGCACACCATGCGGGCCGTCCATCTTGCTGATCTTTTATTAGAAGCCGTTCAATACGGAAAAGAAGCGTCCAGCTTATCAAGCTGA
- a CDS encoding spore germination protein, whose product MLKKNKQQQKDANSVFEALSRSSDFTNELSQSERFLYRISFFRSLINGHLLHEQILPYMKELHLTPTLEELKERIPIEQSVITTDLQKVEKALHLGHLAIRLETDWGKALLIPMEEKKGRQVGPPEIEFGIISAQEAFVEVLDTNLNLVRRRLPTPNLKVAEKTVGTLSQTKVAILFIEEIANPANIETVLQRIEDIDYDQILDANYLAQMLYDVSNTIFPLFLNTERPDRVSSGLSEGKIAILVDGSPHALLAPTILLEYFSTMEDYNMSWIAASCFRLLRIFAVIFSIFATPLYVAVLTFHYELIPKDLLETVVSSRYLVPFPPIIEALFLEISIELLREAGSRLPAKVGQTLGIVGGIVIGQAAVAAGLTSNILLIIVALSALASFVTPVYKMGNAIRLLRFPFLLAAQMWGALGIAVMGSFLLTHLMKLTSIGRPYLEPIFPLRLTDLKGSLIRPQLRFLNKRPENLRPQNKTIHRQKPKQGHKGKNDFYE is encoded by the coding sequence GTGCTGAAGAAAAACAAGCAACAACAAAAGGACGCAAATTCAGTATTTGAGGCATTGTCACGCTCCTCGGATTTTACAAACGAGTTGTCACAAAGTGAACGTTTTCTTTATCGAATCTCTTTTTTTCGTTCGTTAATTAATGGTCATCTACTCCATGAACAAATTTTGCCCTACATGAAAGAATTGCACCTCACCCCTACTCTTGAGGAGCTGAAAGAACGAATTCCTATTGAACAGTCTGTGATCACGACCGATCTTCAAAAAGTGGAAAAAGCCCTTCACCTAGGTCATTTGGCCATTCGGCTTGAGACGGACTGGGGCAAAGCGCTTCTGATTCCGATGGAAGAAAAGAAAGGCAGACAAGTAGGTCCGCCCGAGATTGAATTTGGCATTATCAGTGCACAGGAAGCATTTGTAGAAGTCCTGGATACGAATCTAAATTTGGTCAGACGGCGGCTACCGACGCCGAACTTAAAAGTGGCGGAAAAGACGGTTGGCACACTATCTCAAACAAAAGTAGCGATATTATTTATTGAAGAAATCGCCAATCCAGCAAACATCGAAACCGTTCTCCAGCGAATTGAAGACATTGATTATGATCAAATTTTAGATGCAAATTACCTTGCTCAAATGCTTTATGATGTGTCCAATACGATTTTCCCTTTGTTTTTAAATACAGAAAGACCTGACCGTGTGTCTTCAGGCTTATCAGAAGGGAAAATTGCTATTTTAGTGGATGGATCGCCTCATGCCTTGCTTGCCCCGACGATTTTACTTGAGTATTTTTCCACTATGGAAGACTATAATATGTCTTGGATTGCGGCTTCTTGTTTTAGGCTGTTACGCATATTTGCTGTGATATTCTCCATTTTTGCGACGCCTTTATATGTAGCCGTTTTAACCTTTCATTATGAGCTGATCCCAAAGGATTTATTAGAAACGGTCGTGTCCTCGCGCTATCTTGTTCCATTTCCTCCGATCATTGAGGCACTATTTTTAGAGATTTCAATTGAATTACTGAGAGAAGCAGGATCGAGACTTCCAGCTAAAGTCGGACAGACACTCGGGATTGTTGGAGGGATTGTCATTGGACAGGCTGCTGTGGCAGCAGGCTTAACAAGTAATATTTTGCTTATTATTGTTGCACTTTCTGCTCTTGCCTCATTTGTCACTCCTGTTTACAAAATGGGCAATGCCATTCGCCTGCTGAGATTTCCATTTCTACTTGCAGCACAGATGTGGGGTGCACTCGGCATTGCTGTGATGGGATCTTTCCTTCTCACCCATTTAATGAAATTAACGTCTATTGGACGACCATATCTAGAGCCAATTTTCCCGCTTCGTCTGACTGATTTAAAGGGCAGCTTGATTCGTCCTCAGCTCCGCTTTTTGAATAAAAGACCGGAAAATTTACGTCCACAAAATAAAACGATTCACCGGCAAAAACCGAAGCAAGGCCATAAGGGGAAAAATGATTTTTATGAATAA